The Skermanella pratensis genome has a window encoding:
- the gap gene encoding type I glyceraldehyde-3-phosphate dehydrogenase, producing the protein MAVKVAINGFGRIGRLVLRAIYESGRTDVEVVAINDLADVHTNAHLLKYDSVHGRFPGTVEAREGVLVVNGHEIKVVQVRDPTQLPWGDMGVEIALECSGIFTKRDDAAKHLTAGAKKVLISAPATDEDLTVVYGVNHDKLTAEHKIVSNASCTTNCLAPVAFVLNNLVGIEKGFMTTIHSYTGDQRIVDTMHKDLHRARAAALNMIPTSTGAAKAVGKVLPELKGKLDGTAIRVPTPNVSVVDFKFIAKRATSPEEIQKAISDAAAGQLKGILGAYDEELVSTDFNHDPHSSIFALKEVKVIDGNFVRILTWYDNEWGFSNRMADTAVAMSKAG; encoded by the coding sequence ATGGCTGTTAAGGTTGCGATCAACGGGTTCGGGCGTATCGGCCGTCTGGTGCTGCGCGCGATTTACGAATCCGGCCGCACCGACGTCGAAGTCGTCGCGATCAACGACCTCGCCGACGTTCATACCAATGCGCACCTGCTGAAGTACGACAGCGTCCACGGCCGGTTCCCGGGCACCGTGGAGGCCCGCGAGGGCGTGCTGGTCGTCAACGGCCACGAGATCAAGGTCGTCCAGGTGCGCGATCCGACCCAGCTCCCCTGGGGCGACATGGGCGTCGAGATCGCGCTGGAATGCTCGGGCATCTTCACCAAGCGCGACGACGCCGCCAAGCACCTGACCGCCGGCGCCAAGAAGGTGCTGATCTCCGCCCCGGCGACGGACGAGGACCTGACGGTCGTCTACGGCGTCAACCACGACAAGCTGACGGCCGAGCACAAGATCGTGTCGAACGCCTCGTGCACGACCAACTGCCTCGCCCCGGTCGCCTTCGTGCTGAACAATCTGGTCGGCATCGAGAAGGGCTTCATGACCACGATCCACAGCTACACGGGCGATCAGCGCATCGTCGACACGATGCACAAGGACCTGCACCGCGCCCGCGCCGCCGCGCTGAACATGATCCCGACCTCGACCGGCGCCGCCAAGGCCGTCGGCAAGGTGCTGCCGGAGCTGAAGGGCAAGCTGGACGGCACCGCCATCCGCGTGCCGACCCCCAACGTCTCGGTCGTGGACTTCAAGTTCATCGCCAAGCGGGCGACCAGCCCGGAGGAGATCCAGAAGGCCATCTCCGACGCCGCGGCCGGCCAGCTCAAGGGCATCCTGGGCGCCTATGACGAGGAGCTGGTGTCGACCGACTTCAACCACGACCCGCACTCCTCGATCTTCGCCCTGAAGGAGGTCAAGGTCATCGACGGCAACTTCGTCCGCATCCTGACCTGGTACGACAACGAATGGGGCTTCTCCAACCGCATGGCCGACACCGCGGTCGCCATGTCCAAGGCCGGCTGA
- the tkt gene encoding transketolase, with protein sequence MPTPPTSATPASPAGVPHEQLANAIRVLAMDAVEAAKSGHPGMPMGMADVATVLFGKFLKFDPKTPQWPDRDRFVLSAGHGSMLLYSLLHLTGYEEMTIDELKRFRQLHSKTPGHPEVLQSGGIETTTGPLGQGISTAVGMALAERILNARFGDDLVDHYTYVIASDGDLMEGISHEAASFAGHLGLSKLIVLWDDNQISIDGPTSLSFTDDTLNRFRAYGWDVREIDGHNPQQITTAIEYARTTDAPSLIACKTIIGYGAPTKGGTHHCHGSPLGADEIKAAREKLAWTHEHFIVPEEITQVWRGFGQRGVAERENWQARLDGSDDSLRKSFGHAVSGELPADFDAVIDGFKSKVSAERPKLATRVASGNVLDVLVPAVPELIGGSADLTPSNNTRVKNTGAVQRGDFHGRYVHFGVREHGMAAAMNGMALHGGIIPYGGTFLTFSDYCRPAIRLAALMKSRTIFIMTHDSIGLGEDGPTHQPVEHVPALRTIPNLLVFRPADAVETAECWAIAMKSVHRPSLMALTRQNLPTVRTEHTTENLSARGAYILAPADGERKVTVFATGSEVEIALQARATLQADGIGTAVVSMPSMELFEEQDEAYQDEVIGENTVRIAVEAQVRQGWDRYIGRKGTFVGMKSFGESAPYQDLYKHFGITADAVVTAAKAKL encoded by the coding sequence ATGCCGACGCCGCCCACCTCCGCGACCCCCGCAAGCCCTGCCGGCGTTCCGCACGAGCAGCTGGCCAATGCGATTCGCGTACTCGCCATGGACGCGGTCGAGGCCGCGAAATCCGGCCATCCCGGCATGCCGATGGGCATGGCCGACGTGGCGACGGTGCTTTTCGGCAAGTTCCTCAAGTTCGATCCCAAGACGCCGCAATGGCCCGACCGCGACCGCTTCGTGCTGTCGGCCGGCCATGGCTCGATGCTGCTGTACAGCCTGCTTCATCTCACCGGCTACGAGGAGATGACGATCGACGAGCTGAAGCGCTTCCGCCAACTCCACAGCAAGACCCCCGGCCACCCGGAAGTGCTCCAGTCCGGCGGGATCGAGACGACCACCGGCCCGCTCGGCCAGGGCATCTCCACCGCGGTCGGCATGGCGCTGGCCGAGCGAATCCTGAACGCGCGGTTCGGCGACGACCTGGTCGACCACTACACCTACGTGATCGCCAGCGACGGCGACCTGATGGAAGGCATCAGCCACGAGGCGGCGTCCTTCGCCGGCCACCTGGGCCTGTCCAAGCTGATCGTCCTGTGGGACGACAACCAGATCTCGATCGACGGCCCGACCAGCCTCAGCTTCACCGACGACACGCTGAACCGCTTCCGCGCCTATGGCTGGGACGTGCGCGAGATCGACGGCCACAATCCCCAGCAGATCACCACGGCGATCGAGTACGCCCGCACCACCGACGCGCCGTCGCTGATCGCGTGCAAGACCATCATCGGCTACGGCGCCCCGACCAAGGGCGGCACCCACCATTGCCACGGCTCGCCGCTGGGCGCCGACGAGATCAAGGCCGCGCGCGAGAAGCTGGCCTGGACCCACGAGCACTTCATCGTCCCGGAAGAGATCACCCAGGTCTGGCGCGGCTTCGGCCAGCGCGGCGTGGCCGAGCGGGAGAACTGGCAGGCCCGCCTGGACGGCTCCGACGACAGCCTGCGCAAGAGCTTCGGGCACGCCGTCTCCGGCGAGCTGCCCGCCGATTTCGACGCCGTGATCGACGGCTTCAAGAGCAAGGTCTCGGCCGAGCGGCCGAAGCTGGCGACCCGCGTCGCCTCCGGCAACGTTCTCGACGTCCTGGTCCCCGCGGTGCCCGAGCTGATCGGCGGCTCCGCCGACCTGACGCCCAGCAACAACACCCGCGTCAAGAACACCGGCGCCGTCCAGCGCGGCGACTTCCACGGCCGCTACGTCCATTTCGGCGTGCGCGAGCACGGCATGGCGGCGGCGATGAACGGCATGGCGCTGCACGGCGGCATCATTCCCTACGGCGGCACCTTCCTGACCTTCAGCGACTATTGCCGCCCGGCGATCCGCCTCGCCGCCCTGATGAAGTCCCGCACGATCTTCATCATGACCCATGACAGCATCGGCCTGGGCGAGGACGGCCCGACCCACCAGCCGGTCGAGCACGTTCCCGCCCTGCGCACCATTCCGAACCTGCTGGTCTTCCGCCCGGCCGACGCGGTCGAGACGGCGGAATGCTGGGCGATCGCCATGAAGAGCGTCCATCGCCCGTCGCTGATGGCGCTGACCCGCCAGAACCTGCCGACGGTCCGGACCGAGCACACGACCGAGAACCTGTCCGCCAGGGGCGCCTATATCCTGGCCCCGGCCGATGGCGAGCGGAAGGTCACGGTCTTCGCCACCGGGTCGGAAGTCGAGATCGCCCTGCAGGCCCGCGCGACGCTGCAGGCCGACGGAATCGGCACCGCCGTGGTCTCCATGCCCAGCATGGAGCTGTTCGAGGAGCAGGACGAGGCCTACCAGGACGAGGTGATCGGCGAGAACACTGTGCGCATCGCCGTCGAGGCCCAGGTCCGCCAGGGCTGGGACCGCTATATCGGCCGCAAGGGGACCTTCGTCGGCATGAAGAGCTTCGGCGAATCGGCGCCCTACCAGGATCTCTACAAGCATTTCGGCATTACCGCCGATGCCGTGGTGACGGCCGCCAAGGCCAAGTTGTAA
- the ruvC gene encoding crossover junction endodeoxyribonuclease RuvC, with amino-acid sequence MGAPGPFRLVGLDPGLRHTGWGIIDVCGNRMTHVANGAIHSDGDLSLAERLVQLHDGLSAVIERWKPDEAAVEETFVNKNPASTLKLGMARGVVLLVPAKAGLPVAEYPTNLVKKSVVGAGHADKNQVQVMVGMILPGVEMKSADAADALAVAICHAHHAATRNVIAGALAFPGVRGGRA; translated from the coding sequence ATGGGAGCACCGGGACCGTTCAGGCTGGTCGGGCTCGATCCCGGCCTGCGGCATACCGGCTGGGGCATCATCGATGTCTGCGGCAACCGGATGACCCATGTCGCCAACGGCGCCATCCATTCCGACGGCGACCTCAGCCTGGCCGAGCGGCTGGTGCAGCTCCATGACGGTCTCAGCGCCGTGATCGAGCGCTGGAAGCCCGACGAGGCGGCGGTCGAGGAGACTTTCGTCAACAAGAACCCGGCCTCCACCCTGAAGCTGGGCATGGCGCGCGGCGTCGTGCTTCTGGTCCCGGCCAAGGCGGGGCTGCCGGTCGCGGAATATCCGACGAACCTCGTCAAGAAATCGGTGGTCGGCGCCGGGCATGCGGACAAGAACCAGGTGCAGGTGATGGTCGGGATGATCCTTCCGGGCGTCGAGATGAAGTCGGCCGACGCCGCCGACGCGCTGGCCGTGGCGATCTGCCATGCCCACCACGCGGCGACGCGCAACGTGATCGCGGGCGCCCTGGCGTTCCCGGGAGTGCGGGGAGGGCGCGCATGA
- the ruvA gene encoding Holliday junction branch migration protein RuvA yields MIAKLSGLLDSVGTDHCIVDCGGVGYLVYCSARTLRRVGDTGTAVSLRTEMQVREDAITLFGFIDAAERDWFRRLTTVQGVGSRVALALLSVLEPDKLGQAIAAQDRTALAQADGVGPKLANRLISELKDKVADLQFGAGPAATASGGAPAGAGVTGDAVSALVNLGYRRAEAFAAVAHAAQKAGPDAKVEQLIMMGLKELSA; encoded by the coding sequence ATGATCGCCAAGCTGTCCGGCCTGCTCGACAGCGTCGGCACCGACCACTGCATCGTCGATTGCGGCGGCGTCGGATACCTCGTCTACTGCTCGGCGCGCACGCTGCGGCGGGTCGGCGACACCGGGACGGCCGTGTCTCTCCGCACCGAGATGCAGGTGCGCGAGGACGCCATAACCCTTTTCGGCTTCATCGACGCGGCGGAGCGCGACTGGTTCCGCCGCCTGACGACCGTCCAGGGCGTGGGATCGCGGGTGGCGCTAGCACTGCTGTCCGTGCTGGAGCCGGACAAGCTGGGGCAGGCGATCGCGGCGCAGGACCGCACCGCGCTGGCCCAGGCCGACGGCGTCGGACCCAAGCTGGCGAACCGCCTGATCAGCGAGCTGAAGGACAAGGTCGCCGACCTGCAGTTCGGCGCCGGCCCGGCGGCAACCGCGTCCGGCGGCGCGCCGGCCGGGGCGGGGGTCACCGGCGACGCGGTCTCGGCGCTGGTCAATCTTGGCTACCGGCGGGCCGAAGCCTTCGCGGCGGTGGCCCACGCCGCCCAGAAGGCCGGCCCCGACGCGAAGGTCGAACAGTTGATCATGATGGGACTGAAGGAGCTTAGCGCGTGA
- a CDS encoding cell division protein ZapA, with protein MPRVDVTLNGRSYLIGCEEGQEARLRQLANYLDGQLRAIAGRAPTAGEAQALAMGALLVTDQLFDLKAEYDALAAGARDAASGETNGISPADEDVMVAAVDHLAKRIGDIAAKLDRA; from the coding sequence ATGCCGCGTGTCGACGTTACGCTGAACGGGCGCAGTTATCTGATCGGCTGCGAGGAGGGGCAGGAAGCCCGCCTGCGCCAGCTCGCCAACTATCTGGACGGGCAGCTGCGCGCCATCGCCGGCCGCGCGCCGACGGCCGGGGAAGCTCAGGCCCTGGCCATGGGCGCCCTGCTGGTGACCGACCAGCTGTTCGACCTGAAGGCCGAGTACGACGCCCTGGCCGCCGGTGCCCGCGACGCCGCCTCCGGAGAGACGAACGGAATCTCTCCGGCCGACGAGGACGTGATGGTCGCCGCGGTCGATCATCTGGCAAAACGCATCGGGGATATTGCAGCCAAGCTCGATCGTGCCTAG
- a CDS encoding 5-formyltetrahydrofolate cyclo-ligase, translating to MTDPADLREHKNAARASAKLRRAEAFACAGIGSAEAVSGRVADLLAGMSKPAVVAGYWPIGSELDVRPALSHLDLNGFTCALPVVAARGEPLLFRRWTPQTPMERSGLGILAPAAGEPEVEPDVLLVPLLSFDRAGFRLGYGAGFYDRTLERLRLIKPVTAIGIGFSAQEVEAVPRDRHDQPLDWIVTETSALRISE from the coding sequence ATGACAGACCCCGCCGATCTCCGGGAGCACAAGAACGCGGCGCGGGCGTCGGCCAAGCTCCGGCGCGCCGAAGCCTTTGCCTGCGCCGGCATCGGATCCGCCGAGGCCGTGAGCGGCCGGGTGGCCGACCTGCTGGCCGGAATGTCCAAGCCTGCCGTGGTCGCCGGCTACTGGCCCATCGGCAGCGAGCTTGACGTCAGGCCGGCCCTGTCCCATCTCGACCTGAACGGTTTCACCTGCGCCTTGCCGGTCGTGGCGGCGCGTGGCGAACCGTTGCTGTTCCGCCGCTGGACGCCGCAGACCCCGATGGAGCGAAGCGGCCTCGGCATCCTGGCGCCGGCCGCCGGGGAACCGGAGGTCGAGCCGGACGTGCTGCTGGTGCCCTTGCTGTCGTTCGACCGGGCAGGGTTCAGGCTGGGCTACGGCGCGGGTTTCTACGACCGTACGTTGGAGCGGCTGCGGCTGATCAAGCCGGTGACGGCGATCGGGATCGGATTTTCGGCACAGGAGGTCGAGGCCGTGCCCCGCGACCGGCATGACCAGCCGCTGGACTGGATCGTGACGGAGACATCGGCGCTCCGCATTTCAGAATAG
- a CDS encoding YebC/PmpR family DNA-binding transcriptional regulator gives MAGHSQFKNIMHRKGAQDVKRAKMFNKLAREISVAAKSGLPDPAANPRLRAAIIAARTQNMPKDRIDRAIKSGSPGGDDANYEEVRYEGYGPGGIALIVEALTDNRNRTAAEVRSAFTKHGGSLGETGSVAFMFSRIGLIVYPAKAAEAEAMFEAALEAGAENVESTDDLHEVTTSMEDLSGVRDALEEKFGPAESAALTWKPVNTVAPDEDTAASLLKLIDVLDDSDDVQSVSGNFDIPNELLERLTA, from the coding sequence ATGGCAGGTCATTCACAGTTCAAGAACATCATGCACCGCAAGGGCGCGCAGGACGTCAAGCGCGCCAAGATGTTCAACAAGCTCGCCCGGGAAATCAGCGTCGCGGCCAAGTCGGGGCTGCCGGATCCCGCCGCCAACCCGCGGCTGCGCGCCGCGATCATCGCGGCCCGGACGCAGAACATGCCGAAGGACCGGATCGACAGGGCGATCAAGAGCGGCAGCCCGGGCGGCGACGACGCCAACTACGAAGAGGTCCGGTACGAGGGCTACGGTCCCGGCGGCATCGCGCTGATCGTCGAGGCGCTGACCGACAACCGCAACCGGACCGCCGCCGAGGTTCGCTCGGCCTTCACCAAGCATGGCGGGTCGCTGGGCGAGACCGGGTCGGTCGCCTTCATGTTCAGCCGAATCGGCCTGATCGTGTACCCCGCAAAGGCCGCCGAGGCCGAGGCCATGTTCGAGGCGGCGCTGGAGGCCGGGGCCGAGAACGTGGAATCGACCGACGACCTCCACGAGGTCACGACCTCGATGGAGGACCTGTCCGGCGTGCGTGACGCGCTGGAGGAGAAGTTCGGGCCGGCGGAGAGCGCCGCGCTGACCTGGAAGCCGGTCAACACGGTGGCGCCCGACGAGGATACCGCCGCCAGCCTGCTGAAGCTGATCGATGTGCTGGACGACAGCGACGACGTCCAGAGCGTGTCGGGCAACTTCGACATCCCCAACGAGCTGCTGGAGCGGCTGACCGCCTGA
- a CDS encoding DoxX family protein: MNASHSTHSQADYAALLLRVSLGILFLAHAGLKIFTFTIPGTVQFFETIGYPGFFAYLVILGELGGGLALILGAWTRAVSIALLPIMIGATLQHLPNGWMFGNTGGGWEFPVFWTVTLVVQALLGAGAYALKPEKLLGFGGAGRTAQAAR, encoded by the coding sequence ATGAACGCTTCTCACTCGACTCATTCGCAGGCCGATTACGCCGCTCTTCTGCTGCGGGTCAGCCTCGGCATCCTCTTCCTCGCCCATGCCGGGCTCAAGATCTTCACCTTCACGATTCCGGGCACGGTGCAGTTCTTCGAAACCATCGGTTATCCCGGTTTCTTCGCCTATCTGGTCATCCTGGGCGAACTCGGCGGCGGGCTCGCCCTGATCCTCGGCGCCTGGACCCGCGCGGTCTCCATCGCCCTGCTGCCCATCATGATCGGGGCCACGCTCCAGCACCTGCCGAACGGCTGGATGTTCGGCAATACCGGTGGGGGCTGGGAGTTCCCCGTGTTCTGGACGGTGACCCTGGTCGTCCAGGCCCTGCTCGGCGCCGGCGCCTATGCGCTGAAGCCGGAGAAGCTGCTGGGCTTCGGCGGCGCCGGGCGGACCGCGCAGGCTGCCCGCTGA
- a CDS encoding type IIL restriction-modification enzyme MmeI encodes MGSLMKFASAVIADPVQAFIIRWKASGAGERANCQLFLSELCDLIQVPRPNPTRDDDRYNHYVFERKVAFPRAYGAVSTGRIDLYKRGCFVLEAKQGSDQKNQSLKSRRGTAVRGGKHWERTMNDARLQALTYARALPSSEGWPPFVIVVDVGHSIELFADFSRTGIHYGHFPDAGSHRILLDDLTRPEIRNRLAKVWTAPLDLDPSRSRMMLPRRAADRMTASRHITAVVPAQGF; translated from the coding sequence ATGGGTTCCCTCATGAAGTTCGCATCCGCGGTGATCGCCGACCCCGTCCAAGCCTTCATCATCCGCTGGAAAGCATCCGGCGCGGGAGAGCGCGCGAACTGCCAACTGTTCCTGTCGGAACTGTGTGACTTGATCCAGGTTCCCAGACCCAATCCCACGCGCGACGACGACCGCTACAATCATTATGTATTCGAGCGGAAAGTGGCGTTCCCTCGTGCCTACGGCGCGGTCAGCACGGGCAGGATCGATCTGTACAAGCGGGGCTGCTTCGTGCTGGAGGCGAAGCAGGGCAGCGATCAGAAGAACCAGTCCTTGAAGTCCCGGCGCGGCACGGCGGTCCGGGGCGGCAAGCACTGGGAGCGCACGATGAACGACGCCCGCCTCCAGGCACTCACCTACGCCCGCGCCCTGCCCTCTTCGGAAGGCTGGCCTCCCTTCGTCATCGTCGTCGATGTCGGACATTCGATCGAACTGTTCGCGGATTTCAGCCGCACCGGCATTCATTACGGCCACTTTCCCGACGCCGGAAGCCACCGCATCCTGCTCGACGATCTCACCCGGCCGGAAATCCGCAACCGCCTCGCCAAGGTCTGGACGGCGCCCCTCGACCTGGATCCTTCCCGGAGCAGGATGATGCTGCCCCGACGCGCCGCGGACCGGATGACGGCGTCCCGGCACATCACGGCCGTTGTTCCCGCACAGGGGTTCTGA
- a CDS encoding LysR family transcriptional regulator, whose protein sequence is MDRITALAAFVRTVELGSQAAASEDLGISRAMIGRHIHQLEDRLGVRLLNRTTRKQSLTEAGLAFFEKCSGILDQLSEAERVASELQAEPRGTLRVNGPMSFGSTHLASALAAYCERHPQVRIDLVLNDRQVDLVEEGYDVAIRIARMTDSSLIARRLAPIRLALCAAPEYLRRHGTPLTPADLAGHNCLLYTYSPTPLDWTLIGPDGGETTIRVTGSLSANNGDALVAAAVAGQGIVRQPTFIVGDALRNGSLVTVLPNHGLPQPSAYAVYPHARNLSPKVRSFVDFLAAHFRGVPPWDVGLDEVSAIR, encoded by the coding sequence ATGGATCGGATCACCGCCCTTGCCGCCTTCGTCCGCACCGTGGAACTGGGCAGCCAGGCCGCGGCGTCGGAGGATCTCGGCATCTCCCGGGCGATGATCGGACGCCACATCCACCAGCTCGAGGATCGGCTGGGCGTCCGCCTGCTCAACCGCACGACCCGCAAGCAGAGCCTGACCGAAGCCGGGCTGGCCTTTTTCGAGAAATGCTCCGGCATCCTGGACCAGCTCAGCGAAGCCGAGCGGGTCGCCAGCGAGTTGCAGGCGGAACCGCGAGGCACCCTGCGGGTCAATGGCCCGATGAGCTTCGGCAGCACCCATCTGGCCTCCGCCCTGGCGGCCTATTGCGAGCGCCACCCGCAAGTCAGGATCGACCTTGTGCTCAACGACCGGCAGGTCGATCTGGTGGAGGAAGGCTACGACGTAGCCATCAGGATCGCCCGCATGACCGACTCCAGCCTGATCGCCCGACGCCTCGCCCCGATCCGGCTCGCCCTGTGCGCGGCGCCCGAATACCTGCGGCGTCATGGAACGCCGCTCACGCCGGCCGACCTCGCCGGGCACAACTGCCTGCTCTATACTTATTCCCCCACTCCGCTCGACTGGACGCTGATCGGTCCCGACGGCGGCGAGACCACCATCCGCGTGACCGGAAGCCTGTCGGCCAACAACGGCGACGCGCTGGTGGCCGCGGCGGTGGCTGGACAAGGCATCGTGCGGCAGCCCACCTTCATCGTCGGGGACGCGCTCCGAAACGGGAGCCTGGTCACGGTCCTGCCGAACCACGGCCTGCCGCAGCCGAGCGCCTATGCGGTCTATCCCCACGCGCGCAACCTGTCGCCCAAAGTCAGGAGTTTCGTCGATTTCCTGGCCGCGCATTTCCGCGGAGTTCCGCCCTGGGATGTCGGCCTGGATGAGGTGTCAGCTATCCGTTAA
- a CDS encoding TIGR00282 family metallophosphoesterase, whose protein sequence is MRLLFLGDVVGRSGREAALKHIPELRAALKVDFLVLNGENAAGGFGINDKIAREFFEAGVDCITTGNHVWDQKELVGSIDREPRILRPLNYPDGTPGRGASIFQLQGGRKVLVMNVMARLFMDALDDPFAAVEKVVRQHRLGGGITAAVLDFHGEATSEKMAMGHYLDGRVSLVVGTHSHIPTADLQILNGGTAFQSDAGMCGDYDSVIGMKKEVSVARFVRKLPTEKMTPAESEATVCGVFVETDDRTGLALRAEAVRVGPRLANHLPVVE, encoded by the coding sequence ATGAGACTCTTGTTCCTGGGCGACGTGGTCGGACGCAGCGGCCGCGAGGCGGCGCTGAAGCATATTCCCGAGCTGCGCGCCGCGCTGAAAGTCGATTTCCTGGTGCTGAACGGCGAGAACGCCGCCGGCGGCTTCGGGATCAACGACAAGATCGCCCGGGAGTTCTTCGAGGCCGGCGTCGACTGCATCACCACCGGCAACCATGTCTGGGACCAGAAGGAACTGGTCGGGTCGATCGACCGCGAGCCGCGCATCCTGCGCCCGCTGAACTATCCCGACGGCACGCCGGGCCGGGGAGCCTCGATCTTCCAGCTCCAGGGCGGGCGCAAGGTGCTGGTCATGAACGTCATGGCGCGGCTGTTCATGGACGCGCTGGACGACCCCTTCGCCGCGGTCGAGAAGGTGGTCCGCCAGCACAGGCTGGGCGGCGGCATCACCGCCGCGGTACTGGACTTCCATGGCGAGGCGACCAGCGAGAAGATGGCGATGGGCCACTATCTGGACGGCCGCGTCTCCCTGGTGGTCGGCACCCATTCCCACATCCCGACCGCCGACCTCCAGATCCTCAACGGCGGGACGGCCTTCCAGTCCGACGCCGGCATGTGCGGCGACTACGACAGCGTGATCGGGATGAAGAAGGAGGTCTCGGTCGCCCGCTTCGTCCGCAAGCTGCCGACGGAGAAGATGACTCCCGCCGAGAGCGAGGCCACCGTCTGCGGCGTCTTCGTGGAGACCGACGACCGTACGGGGCTGGCCCTGCGGGCGGAAGCGGTAAGGGTCGGGCCGAGGCTGGCGAACCACCTGCCGGTGGTCGAGTAG
- a CDS encoding response regulator transcription factor, with protein sequence MCKVLIADDHPLFRDALKTALSLSVEGSLPTEASNLEEAIEAIRAQGDFDLALLDLSMPGVNGFSGLLALRAQFPALPVVIVSAHEDAKLVYQAIDYGAVGFIPKSTPREQMAEALRTVIKGNVYVPPHIQREERTTECNGRDDDAEIARRIATLTAQQLRVLEMLGTGKLNKEIAFELNIAETTVKAHVSAILQKLKVYSRTQAVVFASKLHFDSFQGAR encoded by the coding sequence ATGTGCAAGGTTCTGATCGCGGATGACCATCCGCTGTTTCGAGACGCCCTGAAGACTGCGCTCTCGCTTTCGGTCGAGGGCAGCCTTCCTACGGAAGCCTCCAACCTTGAGGAGGCGATCGAGGCCATCCGCGCGCAGGGTGATTTCGACTTGGCGCTGCTCGATCTTTCCATGCCGGGGGTGAACGGCTTCAGCGGGCTGCTCGCGCTCCGCGCCCAGTTTCCGGCCCTCCCCGTCGTGATCGTCTCCGCGCACGAGGATGCCAAGCTGGTCTACCAGGCGATCGATTACGGCGCCGTCGGCTTCATCCCCAAATCGACCCCACGCGAGCAGATGGCTGAAGCCCTGCGCACCGTCATCAAGGGCAACGTCTATGTCCCCCCGCACATCCAGCGCGAGGAGCGTACGACGGAGTGCAACGGCCGGGACGACGACGCGGAGATCGCCCGCCGGATCGCGACCCTGACGGCCCAGCAACTCCGCGTGCTGGAAATGCTCGGCACCGGCAAGCTGAACAAGGAGATCGCGTTCGAGTTGAACATCGCCGAGACGACGGTCAAGGCCCATGTCTCCGCGATCCTCCAGAAGCTCAAGGTCTACAGCCGCACCCAGGCGGTGGTCTTCGCTTCCAAGCTCCATTTCGACAGCTTCCAGGGCGCCCGGTAA